One window of the Colletotrichum lupini chromosome 9, complete sequence genome contains the following:
- a CDS encoding bZIP transcription factor has translation MPLVRTVFCLPSSQTNQSKRPGYHFLPVGAVACLALHLEAVLLSSPAVPSRQQGFDNCALRPACVSGSYKSSLIPPCLIFDVPFSSFLLTTTIFQTTIKNHSAIEPRQNALNHRLQFDPASKLNKIQSTTIHDFSPLFTSAQPSQVDLNYTTASSSSLSSASANILPRDFSVFTTDSQSSWLPSSSPSLPAQPAQQPQFSPPEQSPQQDFVLFDQPRTSQPRHLATHTAIGLNQRRHSSYHLRQNQQGRVHFQQKHRLAQIQASGSNSRSPSVCSPAQSAQFYASSAPSSSAALNRRQRPPVPLFAQSTQGVTNKMDIQDLDLDDFTGFEGGASTTYSSPAMPSVFDVGPSTLGTVSPHDLLIQEPFMSTPNSTALTALTSPSIYNESPDFNDGYDVSPSFDSGDFGSADFDTTAGDPWFPLFPQESTAVTKDVTGIEEIQKLQTDQSPALKGDDLEVVEFTSTSGRRKSVNSSPTSSARHSSVSGVSSRRRDKPLPPIIVEDPSDTTAMKRARNTLAARKSRERKAQRFEDLEEKIRKLEEERDHWKSIALGRS, from the exons ATGCCTTTAGTCCGCACTGTATTCTGCCTGCCATCGTCACAAACCAATCAGAGCAAACGTCCC GGGTACCACTTCCTTCCTGTGGGCGCAGTTGCCTGCCTTGCGCTCCATCTGGAGGCGGTACTTCTGTCTAG CCCCGCTGTACCTTCTAGACAACAGGGCTTCGACAACTGCGCCCTTCGCCCTGCTTGCGTATCCGGAA GCTACAAAAGCTCGCTAATCCCTCCGTGCCTAATTTTTGACgtacccttttcctccttCCTCCTCACCACCACAATTTTCCAAACTACAATCAAGAATCATTCAGCCATAGAGCCCCGCCAAAATGCGTTAAATCATCGTCTTCAGTTCGATCCCGCTTCAAAGCTCAACAAAATTCAGTCTACAACAATTCACGACTTTTCTCCGCTCTTCACTTCAGCTCAACCTTCCCAGGTCGACCTGAACTACACTACGGCTTCCAGCTCTAGCTTAAGTTCCGCCTCCGCCAACATTCTACCTCGAGACTTTTCAGTCTTCACAACGGATTCCCAATCATCATGGCTTCCCTCCAGTTCACCCAGCCTGCCGGCACAACCCGCGCAACAGCCTCAGTTCAGCCCACCGGAACAGTCTCCCCAGCAGGACTTCGTCTTGTTCGATCAGCCTCGTACCAGTCAACCTAGACACTTGGCAACCCATACCGCCATCGGTTTGAACCAACGTCGCCACTCGTCATATCATCTCCGACAGAACCAACAAGGTCGCGTCCATTTTCAACAGAAGCATCGTCTTGCTCAGATCCAAGCTTCCGGATCTAATTCCCGGTCACCTTCAGTGTGCTCCCCCGCTCAGTCAGCTCAATTCTACGCTTCATCCGCTCCGTCGTCTTCAGCTGCTCTGAACCGCCGTCAGCGTCCTCCTGTACCATTGTTCGCTCAAAGTACTCAGGGCGTAACCAACAAGATGGATATTCAAG ACCTTGACCTTGACGACTTCACCGGCTTCGAGGGTGGTGCGTCTACCACCTACTCGTCGCCAGCCATGCCCTCGGTCTTCGATGTCGGTCCTAGCACCCTGGGCACCGTGTCTCCTCATGACCTTCTCATTCAGGAGCCCTTCATGTCTACTCCCAACTCAACAGCTTTGACCGCTTTGACATCGCCTTCGATCTACAATGAGTCTCCTGACTTCAACGACGGTTACGATGTTTCCCCCAGTTTTGACTCGGGCGACTTCGGGTCGGCAGATTTTGACACCACTGCTGGTGATCCTTGGTTTCCCCTCTTTCCCCAGGAATCTACCGCTGTCACAAAGGACGTCACCGGTATCGAGGAGATCCAGAAACTGCAGACTGATCAGTCTCCCGCTCTCAAAGGCGATGATCTGGAGGTGGTCGAGTTCACTTCAACCTCGGGCCGCCGGAAGTCTGTCAACTCTTCCCCAACTAGTTCTGCCCGCCACTCTTCAGTCTCGGGCGTGAGCTCTCGTCGACGAGACAAACCGCTGCCTCCTATCATTGTTGAGGATCCTAGTGATACCACTGCTATGAAGCGTGCCCGCAACACACTCGCTGCACGCAAGTCTCGCGAGCGTAAGGCCCAGCGGTTTGAAGATTTGGAAGAGAAGATTCGTAAGCTTGAAGAGGAGCGTGACCACTGGAAGAGCATTGCCCTTGGTCGATCCTGA